A single Natrinema pellirubrum DSM 15624 DNA region contains:
- a CDS encoding histidine kinase N-terminal 7TM domain-containing protein, whose translation MFVPSSSVLPIPWPAAGSLLSGVGTVLLLWCLREHRGTPSAHWLLLTLVAQAVWCFAYGFGLLVFDPTLRLALEALTWTGIVWTGVPFLAFGLTYTGRGAVVRTPWFGLLVLVPVVTTGLVVTNPLHELVWTEFRLEPVFGAATVAYEPNAWAFFAIMTATVFAASGTLLLFDTVVSYGPLYRTEALAVGLSTLPPGVALLVWLFELGPVPQLNLSAVLFLPHVALDAYAFVGGDLFTYSPSVRRTADRSAIEDLENPFLAVDTDERIVDCNPAAASLFGVAKPTVLGDPLAAVTDLRIDDADGRVITRSDGGERREFAVSTSRLRNDSGRVVGHTVILQDISDQRRREQRLEILNRVLRHNLRNDLTAVRGYVGLAADRTDDEDVRASLETAAADVDGVIGMTEKVRAFERAVEATSAAGTFSARNALDAVAADLEGETGGRVAVTVPSDLTLRTNRDLFELAVSNLVENGLVHDDEDPHVTVAFEGVESDRTAVFTVRDDGPGIPNHELAVLERGEETPLEHGSGLGLWIASWAVTAVGGDLAFETDEGGTRVTVRLPGVVDPSAAQSADGTRADRSAAADRRANADRSQ comes from the coding sequence GTGTTCGTACCCTCGAGTAGCGTGCTTCCGATCCCGTGGCCGGCGGCCGGCTCCCTGCTATCCGGCGTCGGCACCGTGCTGTTGCTCTGGTGTCTCCGCGAGCATCGCGGGACCCCGAGTGCCCACTGGTTGCTGCTGACGCTCGTCGCGCAGGCGGTGTGGTGTTTCGCCTACGGATTCGGGTTGCTCGTGTTCGACCCGACGCTTCGCTTGGCGCTCGAGGCCCTGACCTGGACTGGCATCGTCTGGACCGGGGTCCCGTTTCTGGCCTTCGGTCTCACGTACACCGGCCGCGGGGCTGTCGTCAGAACCCCGTGGTTCGGCCTGCTCGTTCTCGTGCCGGTGGTGACTACGGGGCTGGTCGTCACGAACCCGCTCCACGAACTCGTCTGGACGGAATTCCGGCTCGAGCCGGTCTTCGGCGCGGCGACGGTCGCCTACGAGCCCAACGCGTGGGCCTTTTTCGCGATCATGACCGCGACCGTCTTCGCGGCCTCCGGGACGCTGTTGCTGTTCGATACGGTCGTCAGCTACGGCCCGCTCTACCGGACGGAAGCGCTCGCGGTCGGACTCAGTACGCTGCCGCCGGGCGTCGCCCTCCTGGTCTGGCTGTTCGAACTCGGCCCGGTCCCGCAGCTCAACCTCTCGGCAGTGCTGTTTCTCCCCCACGTCGCCCTCGACGCCTACGCCTTCGTCGGCGGCGATCTGTTCACCTACAGCCCTTCCGTCCGCCGGACGGCCGACCGGTCCGCCATCGAGGATCTCGAGAACCCCTTCCTGGCCGTCGACACCGACGAGCGGATCGTCGACTGCAACCCCGCGGCCGCCTCCCTGTTCGGCGTCGCGAAACCGACCGTCCTCGGCGACCCCCTCGCAGCCGTGACCGACCTGCGGATCGACGATGCGGACGGCCGCGTCATCACCCGTTCCGACGGCGGCGAACGCCGCGAATTCGCCGTCTCGACCTCGCGGCTCCGAAACGACTCTGGACGGGTCGTCGGCCACACCGTCATCCTCCAGGACATCTCCGACCAGCGGCGGCGCGAACAGCGCCTCGAGATCCTCAACCGCGTGTTGCGTCACAACCTCCGGAACGATCTGACCGCCGTCCGGGGATACGTCGGCCTCGCCGCCGATCGAACCGACGACGAGGACGTCCGGGCGAGCCTCGAGACGGCCGCCGCCGACGTCGACGGCGTGATCGGGATGACCGAGAAGGTCCGGGCCTTCGAACGAGCGGTGGAGGCGACGTCCGCCGCAGGGACGTTTTCGGCCCGGAACGCCCTCGACGCGGTCGCGGCCGACCTCGAGGGCGAGACCGGGGGCCGCGTCGCGGTGACCGTGCCGTCCGACCTCACGCTGCGAACGAATCGGGACCTGTTCGAACTCGCCGTCTCGAACCTCGTCGAGAACGGGCTCGTCCACGACGACGAGGATCCCCACGTCACAGTCGCGTTCGAGGGCGTCGAGTCGGACCGGACCGCCGTCTTCACCGTCCGCGACGACGGCCCGGGAATTCCGAACCACGAACTCGCCGTCCTCGAGCGCGGCGAGGAGACGCCGCTAGAACACGGCAGCGGACTCGGGCTGTGGATCGCCTCGTGGGCGGTCACGGCCGTCGGCGGCGATCTCGCGTTCGAAACCGACGAGGGCGGAACGCGCGTCACGGTTCGGCTCCCCGGCGTCGTCGACCCGTCAGCGGCGCAGTCGGCCGATGGGACACGCGCCGACCGATCGGCGGCTGCGGACCGCCGGGCGAACGCGGACCGATCGCAGTGA
- a CDS encoding DNA double-strand break repair nuclease NurA has protein sequence MTLDPVHFDGIARLAGRIDHGADERDRRALAETVWEEFLDPLVVDGRPILEPLDERARRLVDCEAVALRDREFPTEHGLDAGTINPTTFKNGLVIDIAQAAMSATPSDLDLHRSRTTVMTVHSNDETMAVDESWGKFDAGYSKSRAVKVPPLPRFAEGVVHALALYLAESKHARDHAHTVSDLLVLDGPLYPRGLLRWADQHPDLADFLLEDPRPTTVLENYVRLVEEFVDRSVPLVGFVKNPATRVITRSLKSEREVSVPWADDSALFTRLLERGEYVDDVDGDRWERDDSALSYTNWFRSRGGVDRPLSTDGDALGVERRLERAAYEVTFFVIYDPRDDLLYRIEAPYAFTKDPDTRERLTMQLLQDVAIAHGPPTIVEKADELARISNAEKASLRETLEERFDAAQDRTYDDHRWDDQPY, from the coding sequence ATGACGCTCGATCCGGTCCACTTCGACGGTATCGCGCGACTCGCCGGGCGGATCGACCACGGGGCCGACGAGCGCGACCGCCGCGCCCTCGCCGAAACCGTTTGGGAGGAGTTCCTGGATCCGCTGGTCGTCGACGGCCGGCCGATCCTCGAGCCCCTCGATGAGCGAGCGCGACGGCTCGTCGACTGCGAGGCCGTCGCCTTACGCGACCGGGAGTTCCCGACCGAACACGGCCTCGACGCGGGAACGATCAATCCGACGACGTTCAAGAACGGACTCGTGATCGACATCGCGCAGGCGGCGATGAGCGCGACGCCGAGCGACCTCGACCTCCACCGTTCGCGGACGACCGTGATGACGGTCCACTCCAACGACGAGACGATGGCCGTCGACGAATCCTGGGGCAAATTCGACGCGGGCTACAGCAAGAGCCGGGCGGTCAAGGTGCCGCCGCTGCCGCGCTTTGCCGAGGGCGTCGTCCACGCGCTGGCACTCTATCTCGCCGAGAGCAAACACGCTCGCGACCACGCCCACACGGTCTCGGACCTGCTCGTCCTCGACGGCCCGCTCTACCCCCGTGGCCTGTTGCGCTGGGCCGACCAACACCCCGACCTCGCGGACTTCCTGCTCGAGGACCCCCGTCCAACGACGGTGCTAGAGAACTACGTCCGGCTGGTCGAGGAGTTCGTCGACCGCTCGGTGCCGCTGGTCGGCTTCGTCAAAAACCCCGCGACGCGGGTCATCACGCGCTCGCTCAAATCCGAACGGGAAGTCAGCGTCCCCTGGGCCGACGATTCGGCGCTGTTTACCCGCCTGCTCGAGCGCGGCGAGTACGTCGACGACGTCGACGGCGACCGCTGGGAACGGGACGACTCGGCGCTTTCTTACACCAACTGGTTCCGATCGCGGGGCGGCGTCGACCGGCCGCTATCGACCGACGGCGACGCCCTCGGCGTCGAACGCCGCCTCGAGCGCGCGGCCTACGAGGTCACCTTCTTCGTGATCTACGACCCCCGCGACGACCTGCTGTACCGGATCGAGGCCCCCTACGCGTTCACGAAGGATCCGGACACCCGTGAGCGGCTGACGATGCAGTTGTTACAGGACGTCGCCATCGCTCACGGCCCGCCGACTATCGTCGAAAAGGCCGACGAACTCGCCCGAATCAGCAATGCCGAGAAGGCATCGCTCCGGGAGACCCTCGAGGAGCGGTTCGACGCCGCACAGGACCGAACGTACGACGATCACCGGTGGGACGACCAGCCCTATTGA
- a CDS encoding cohesin domain-containing protein, with amino-acid sequence MTSADGDRVHGPPSDTRRAVAVIVVAALLSLASITAVASVAAIDQVAFVSPDRTELEADPGETVELTVGLESRGGHGGEGVTAVALIAQYHPDYLTVTDIERGPWLEGEGTEIETRSTLADEAGTAILEQRREPAAGGTTGSGTIATLTVRVAEDAPTGTMPISFGESTVSLTGDYPPAVVDESATVAIAGGNESLDSFDHPGPDDLERGGEFDSSGDADETDDAASDGGAPVPGMTIGAALTALALGTLRLAVARDRRH; translated from the coding sequence ATGACATCGGCCGACGGCGACCGCGTTCACGGACCGCCCAGCGACACCCGCAGGGCCGTCGCCGTCATCGTCGTCGCCGCCCTCCTCTCGCTCGCGTCGATCACCGCCGTTGCGAGCGTCGCCGCGATCGATCAGGTCGCCTTCGTCTCGCCGGACCGGACCGAACTCGAGGCCGACCCCGGCGAGACGGTCGAACTCACCGTCGGCCTCGAGAGCCGGGGTGGCCACGGCGGTGAAGGTGTCACGGCAGTCGCGTTGATCGCCCAGTATCACCCCGACTACCTCACTGTTACCGACATCGAGCGGGGGCCGTGGCTCGAGGGCGAGGGCACCGAGATCGAAACGCGGTCGACGCTCGCCGACGAGGCCGGGACGGCGATCCTCGAGCAGCGCCGCGAGCCGGCCGCGGGCGGGACGACCGGCTCGGGGACGATCGCGACGCTGACCGTCCGCGTCGCCGAGGACGCGCCGACGGGCACGATGCCGATTTCGTTCGGCGAAAGCACCGTGTCGCTGACCGGCGACTATCCGCCGGCCGTCGTCGACGAGTCCGCGACCGTCGCCATCGCCGGCGGAAACGAGTCGCTCGACTCGTTCGATCATCCCGGTCCCGACGACCTCGAGCGCGGCGGCGAGTTCGACTCGAGCGGGGACGCGGACGAAACCGACGACGCCGCGAGCGACGGCGGAGCGCCGGTTCCGGGCATGACGATCGGGGCCGCGCTCACGGCCCTCGCGCTGGGAACGCTCCGTCTGGCCGTCGCTCGCGACCGTCGGCACTGA
- a CDS encoding DUF7113 family protein — protein MLLVRGHAGGTELTGTLYERGERAPTFSGAPDEDAAYVWVCDEFYEVDSGGSTQLVDGREVNLAFESPMPRGFDTREQALEGAKEHVRTQFARIGVDPDDVDLAVEKSDG, from the coding sequence ATGCTACTGGTACGCGGTCATGCGGGTGGGACGGAACTCACGGGGACGCTGTACGAACGGGGTGAGCGGGCCCCGACCTTCAGCGGCGCGCCCGACGAGGACGCCGCGTACGTCTGGGTCTGCGACGAGTTCTACGAGGTCGACAGCGGCGGCTCGACGCAGTTAGTCGACGGCCGGGAGGTCAACCTCGCCTTCGAGTCGCCGATGCCGCGGGGGTTCGACACCCGCGAGCAGGCCCTCGAGGGAGCCAAAGAACACGTCCGGACGCAGTTCGCCCGGATCGGCGTCGATCCCGACGACGTCGACCTCGCAGTCGAGAAAAGCGACGGCTAG
- a CDS encoding DUF7344 domain-containing protein, which produces MSSDAHLGDDVSHPLANVPTECYEILRHPRRLRVLEILGARGTRLSLSELTTALLERAATDDHTDRRRREVRISLVHNHLPRLADYDILEWDEDGVALVDESPVHPADLSVLLDLCGDGDGAELLETLVDPARMRLLSVLADSDRPQSVEQLAGRLATTDGGPFVDPDRAAIALHHSHLPAMAAVDVLNYDPESGLVTRYADAVSIVQ; this is translated from the coding sequence ATGAGTTCGGACGCTCACCTCGGCGACGACGTATCCCATCCACTCGCGAACGTCCCGACGGAGTGCTACGAGATCCTTCGCCACCCCCGTCGGCTTCGCGTCCTCGAGATCCTCGGCGCTCGCGGAACGCGACTCTCCCTGTCGGAACTGACGACCGCGCTGCTCGAGCGGGCCGCGACGGACGACCACACTGACCGGCGGCGACGCGAGGTCCGGATCAGCCTCGTCCACAACCACCTGCCGCGGCTCGCGGACTACGACATCCTCGAGTGGGACGAGGACGGCGTCGCGCTCGTCGACGAGTCGCCGGTTCACCCCGCCGACCTCTCGGTGTTGCTCGATCTCTGCGGGGACGGTGACGGCGCGGAACTGCTCGAGACGCTCGTCGACCCTGCCCGGATGCGCCTGCTTTCGGTCCTCGCCGACAGCGACCGACCACAGTCGGTCGAGCAGTTGGCTGGTCGGCTCGCCACCACCGACGGCGGCCCCTTCGTCGATCCCGACCGCGCGGCGATCGCGTTGCATCACTCCCATCTCCCCGCGATGGCGGCGGTCGACGTCCTCAACTACGACCCCGAGTCGGGGCTGGTGACCCGATACGCCGACGCCGTCTCGATCGTCCAGTAA
- the gpmI gene encoding 2,3-bisphosphoglycerate-independent phosphoglycerate mutase, with amino-acid sequence MEAALIVLDGWGLGDGGRDAVAAAETPVFDQLAESGAYGRLEVAGRRVGLPEGQMGNSEVGHLNIGAGRVVYQEYTRISDSIADGSFRENDAINAAFDRARDNDGRVHFVGLVSDGGVHSDQEHLHALIELAGDRGVEAVTHAITDGRDTSPTGGRDYLATLEDVVADHDTGHVATVSGRYYAMDRDQNWERTKRAYDAIVNREAEWTAESAVEAVEASYDRDVTDEFVEPTLVADRPALEDGDSVVWFNFRSDRARQLKRMLADIRPADWADEVETSPPDAEVVMLTQYDKTFDLPVAYPPNQPEQVLGEVLADAGRTQLRIAESEKYAHVTYFLNGGREVEFDGEIREIVESPDVPTYDLQPEMSAPEVTDTAIDAIEADDPDVLVLNYANPDMVGHTGDYEAAIEAVEAVDAQLGRLVETLEAAGAHVFITADHGNADDMGTADDPHTAHTYNEVPLVYLSPARSQSDLGDANGEERPVSDGTDGGRTVREGGTLADIAPSILEVIDLAQPPEMTGESLLE; translated from the coding sequence ATGGAAGCTGCGCTGATCGTCCTCGACGGCTGGGGACTCGGTGACGGCGGCAGAGACGCGGTCGCGGCGGCCGAAACACCGGTCTTCGACCAGCTCGCGGAATCGGGCGCGTACGGTCGACTCGAGGTTGCGGGCCGACGCGTCGGGCTGCCCGAAGGCCAGATGGGCAACAGCGAGGTCGGCCACCTCAACATCGGCGCGGGCCGGGTCGTCTATCAGGAGTACACGCGGATCTCGGATTCCATCGCGGACGGCTCCTTCCGCGAGAACGACGCGATCAACGCGGCCTTCGACCGCGCGAGGGACAACGATGGTCGCGTCCACTTCGTCGGCCTCGTCAGCGACGGCGGCGTCCACTCGGACCAGGAACACCTGCACGCGCTGATCGAACTCGCCGGCGACCGCGGCGTCGAGGCGGTCACTCACGCGATCACGGACGGCCGTGACACCTCGCCGACCGGCGGGCGGGACTACCTCGCGACGCTCGAGGACGTCGTCGCCGACCACGACACCGGCCACGTCGCGACGGTCTCGGGCCGGTACTACGCGATGGACCGCGACCAGAACTGGGAGCGCACGAAGCGGGCCTACGATGCGATCGTCAACCGGGAGGCCGAGTGGACCGCCGAATCGGCCGTCGAGGCCGTCGAGGCCTCCTACGACCGGGACGTGACCGACGAGTTCGTCGAGCCGACGCTCGTTGCTGATCGACCGGCACTCGAGGACGGCGATTCGGTCGTCTGGTTCAACTTCCGTTCGGATCGGGCCCGCCAGCTTAAGCGAATGCTGGCCGACATTCGACCGGCAGACTGGGCCGACGAGGTCGAGACCAGCCCACCGGACGCCGAGGTCGTGATGCTGACCCAGTACGACAAGACGTTCGACCTCCCCGTGGCCTACCCGCCGAACCAGCCCGAGCAGGTACTCGGCGAGGTACTGGCCGACGCGGGCCGGACGCAACTGCGGATCGCCGAGTCCGAGAAGTACGCCCACGTCACCTACTTCCTGAACGGCGGCCGCGAGGTCGAGTTCGACGGTGAGATCCGGGAGATCGTCGAGAGCCCCGACGTGCCGACCTACGACCTGCAGCCGGAGATGAGCGCGCCCGAAGTCACGGACACCGCTATCGACGCTATCGAAGCGGACGATCCCGACGTCCTCGTCCTCAACTACGCCAACCCCGACATGGTTGGCCACACGGGCGACTACGAGGCCGCGATCGAGGCCGTCGAAGCCGTCGACGCGCAACTCGGCCGACTCGTCGAGACGCTCGAGGCGGCGGGCGCACACGTCTTCATCACCGCCGATCACGGCAACGCCGACGACATGGGGACCGCAGACGACCCCCATACCGCCCACACCTACAACGAGGTGCCGCTGGTCTATCTCTCGCCAGCGAGGTCGCAAAGTGACCTCGGAGATGCGAACGGGGAGGAACGGCCCGTGAGCGACGGGACCGACGGGGGACGAACCGTCCGCGAGGGCGGCACGCTCGCCGACATCGCACCCAGCATCCTCGAGGTCATCGATCTCGCACAGCCCCCGGAGATGACCGGCGAGTCGCTGCTCGAGTGA